A window of the Enterobacteriaceae bacterium 4M9 genome harbors these coding sequences:
- the yedE gene encoding selenium metabolism membrane protein YedE/FdhT: MSWQSFRQQFLIKFWPPLPAVIAAGILSTYYFGITGTFWAVTGEFTRWGGQLLQLFGVEAQNWGYFKLIHLDGSPLTRIDGMMIIGMFGGCFAAALWANNVKIRLPQHRIRILQAIVGGIIAGFGARLAMGCNLAAFFTGIPQFSLHAWFFAIATAIGSWAGARFTLLPMFRIPVRLQKVSAAAPLTQQPARARRRFRLGMIVFFAMLAWGLLTTMNQPKLGLAMLFGVGFGLLIERAQICFTSAFRDMWITGRTHMAKAIIFGMAVSAIGIFSYVQLGVEPKIMWAGPNAVLGGLLFGFGIVLAGGCETGWMYRAVEGQVHYWWVGLGNVIGSTILAYYWDDISGALATNWDKVNLLSTFGPLGGLLVTYLLLLFALLLVIAQEKRFFRRAAPATTALKEVS, from the coding sequence ATGTCATGGCAATCCTTTCGCCAGCAGTTTCTGATTAAGTTCTGGCCCCCTCTCCCTGCGGTTATCGCCGCTGGCATCCTCTCCACCTACTATTTTGGTATTACAGGCACCTTCTGGGCCGTGACCGGCGAATTTACCCGCTGGGGTGGACAGCTATTGCAGCTGTTCGGCGTTGAAGCCCAAAACTGGGGCTATTTTAAGCTCATTCACCTCGACGGCTCGCCGCTTACCCGTATCGACGGCATGATGATTATCGGCATGTTCGGCGGCTGCTTTGCCGCCGCACTCTGGGCGAATAATGTAAAAATCCGTCTGCCGCAGCACCGCATTCGCATTTTGCAGGCCATCGTTGGCGGCATTATTGCCGGCTTTGGTGCACGCCTGGCAATGGGCTGTAATCTGGCAGCCTTCTTTACCGGCATTCCGCAGTTTTCGCTTCACGCCTGGTTTTTTGCCATTGCCACTGCGATTGGCTCCTGGGCCGGTGCACGCTTTACGCTGCTGCCGATGTTTCGCATCCCGGTCAGGCTGCAAAAAGTCTCTGCCGCAGCCCCGCTCACCCAGCAACCCGCGCGCGCTCGCCGCCGTTTTCGTCTAGGAATGATTGTCTTTTTCGCTATGCTTGCCTGGGGGCTGCTGACGACCATGAATCAGCCGAAGCTCGGCCTGGCCATGCTGTTTGGCGTTGGCTTTGGTCTACTGATTGAACGTGCGCAAATCTGTTTTACCTCCGCGTTTCGCGATATGTGGATCACCGGGCGCACCCACATGGCGAAGGCGATTATTTTTGGCATGGCGGTGAGCGCCATTGGTATCTTCAGTTATGTGCAGCTCGGTGTGGAGCCCAAAATTATGTGGGCCGGTCCGAATGCCGTGCTCGGTGGCTTGCTGTTTGGCTTTGGCATTGTGCTGGCGGGGGGCTGTGAAACCGGCTGGATGTACCGCGCAGTGGAAGGCCAGGTGCACTACTGGTGGGTAGGCCTTGGCAACGTGATTGGCTCAACAATCCTTGCCTATTACTGGGACGACATCTCTGGGGCGCTTGCCACCAACTGGGATAAGGTCAACCTGCTCAGTACCTTTGGTCCACTCGGCGGCCTGCTGGTGACGTATTTGCTGCTGTTGTTTGCTCTGCTGTTGGTTATCGCCCAGGAGAAACGTTTTTTCCGGCGTGCTGCGCCTGCGACGACGGCGCTTAAGGAGGTCTCATGA
- the yedF gene encoding sulfurtransferase-like selenium metabolism protein YedF, giving the protein MKDIVPDYRLDMVGEPCPYPAVATLEAMPQLKKGQVLEVVSDCPQSINNIPLDAENHGYTVLDIQQDGPTIRYLIQR; this is encoded by the coding sequence ATGAAAGATATCGTTCCCGACTACCGTCTGGATATGGTGGGCGAACCCTGCCCTTACCCGGCAGTTGCCACACTCGAGGCCATGCCGCAGCTAAAAAAAGGGCAAGTGCTTGAGGTGGTGAGCGACTGCCCGCAGTCAATTAATAACATCCCGTTGGATGCCGAAAACCACGGCTATACCGTGCTGGATATTCAGCAGGACGGCCCCACGATTCGCTATCTGATTCAGCGCTGA